Proteins from a genomic interval of Longimicrobiales bacterium:
- the rimM gene encoding ribosome maturation factor RimM (Essential for efficient processing of 16S rRNA), which translates to MAADAGRSLPEHLVVGHLAKAHGTKGELFVWPLTDAPEDVFLEGMELVLGDEDGALDSAADPLVVEQSRPFKRGELVKFEGVDDRNAAELLTGRYVLAAREALAPLEEDEVYYHELLGLTVVTEGGTQVGTVREVYEMEPSDMLEVKSSDGKLHLVPFSARIVRQVDVAGGRIVIDPPQGLLEL; encoded by the coding sequence TTGGCGGCGGACGCGGGTCGCTCCCTGCCGGAGCACCTGGTCGTCGGCCATCTCGCAAAGGCGCACGGCACAAAGGGCGAGCTGTTCGTCTGGCCGCTCACCGATGCGCCCGAGGACGTATTTCTCGAGGGGATGGAGCTCGTCCTGGGTGACGAGGACGGCGCACTGGACAGCGCGGCGGACCCGCTGGTCGTAGAGCAGAGCCGGCCGTTCAAGCGCGGTGAGCTGGTCAAGTTCGAGGGCGTCGACGACCGGAACGCAGCCGAGCTGCTCACCGGTCGCTACGTCCTCGCCGCGCGTGAGGCGCTCGCGCCGCTCGAGGAAGACGAGGTCTACTACCACGAGCTGCTGGGGCTGACGGTCGTTACGGAGGGCGGGACCCAGGTGGGTACCGTCCGCGAGGTCTACGAGATGGAACCCTCGGACATGCTCGAGGTGAAGTCGTCGGACGGGAAGCTGCACCTGGTCCCGTTCTCTGCCCGGATCGTGCGGCAGGTCGACGTCGCCGGGGGACGGATCGTGATCGACCCGCCCCAGGGGCTGCTGGAACTGTAG